AAGAACATGTGACTGACAGTGAGAAGCAATCTTTGCTGACTCACTTGAAAAGCAGCCACAAGGCGAAAGTGGAAGAACCACGCAAGATCACACTGCAGCGTAAAACCACCAGCACCCTGCGTGTTGCTGGCAGCAAAAGCATCAGTGTTGAAGTCCGTAAAAAGAAAGTTTTCGTACAGCGCAGCCCGGAAGAAATCGAAGCCGAGCGCAAACGCGAACTGGAAGAACGTCGCGCAGTAGAAAATGCTGCTCGTCAGAAGGCTGAAGAAGAAGCCAAGCGTCGCGCCGAAGAAGAAGCGCGTCGTCAGCCTGCTGCTGCGCAAACCGCTTCCAACGACGCCGTTGCAGCGCCGGTTGCAGTTGCCGAACCCGTACGTGAAAGCGCACCGGTTGTTGCAGCTGCGCCAGCTCCGTCTGCTGACGTTCGCAATAAGCAGAACGAACAGCGCCGTCCGGACAAACCACGTGCCGACGATAACAATCGTCGTGGCAGTGGCGATGGCGAGCGCAAAAACGCTCCGCATCGTGCTTCGGTCAAAGAGAAAGCGCCTGCTCCACGTGTTGCGCCACGTACTACCGACGAAGAAAGCGATGGCTTCCGTCGTGGTGGTCGCGGCAAGGCCAAGCTGAAGAAACGCAACGCTCACGGTTTCCAGAGCCCAACCGGCCCTGTAGTGCGCGAAGTGAAGATCGGCGAGACCATCACTGTTGGCGATCTCGCCCAGCAGATGTCGGTCAAGGCGGCTGAAATCATCAAGTTCATGTTCAAACTGGGTACTCCAGCGACCATCAACCAGGTACTGGACCAGGAAACTGCCCAGCTGGTTGCCGAAGAGCTGGGCCACAAAGTGACCCTGGTCAGCGACACCGCCCTGGAAGATTCCCTGGCCGAGTCCCTGAAGTTTGAAGGTGAAGCGTTCTCCCGTGCTCCGGTCGTGACCGTAATGGGCCACGTTGACCACGGTAAGACCTCGCTGCTCGACTACATCCGTCGTGCCAAGGTAGCTGCAGGCGAAGCCGGCGGTATTACCCAGCACATCGGTGCGTACCACGTTGAAACCGAACGCGGCATGGTCACCTTCCTCGACACCCCGGGTCACGCCGCGTTTACCGCAATGCGTGCTCGTGGTGCCAAGGCGACCGACATCGTGATCCTGGTGGTTGCAGCGGACGACGGCGTAATGCCGCAGACCGTTGAAGCTGTTCAGCACGCGAAGGCTGCCGGTGTTCCGCTGGTTGTAGCTGTGAACAAAATCGACAAGCCGGGCGCCGATCTCGATCGTATCCGCAGCGAACTGTCGGTTCACGGCGTGACCTCGGAAGAGTGGGGCGGCGACACCCCGTTCGTATCGGTTTCGGCGAAAGTCGGTACTGGCGTGGACGAGTTGCTCGAAGCTGTTCTGCTGCAAGCCGAAGTTCTGGAACTGAAAGCAACTCCGTCGGCTCCGGGCCGTGGCGTTGTGGTTGAATCGCGTCTCGACAAAGGTCGTGGCCCGGTTGCAACCGTTCTGGTTCAAGACGGTACCCTGCGCCAAGGCGACATGGTCCTGGTCGGTTCGAACTATGGCCGTGTACGTGCCATGCTCGACGAGAACGGCAAGCCAATCAAGGAAGCCGGTCCTTCCATCCCTGTCGAGATTCTCGGCCTGGACGGTACCCCGGACGCTGGCGACGAGATGAGCGTGGTTGCCGACGAGAAGAAAGCCCGTGAAGTGGCTTTGTTCCGTCAAGGCAAGTTCCGCGAAGTCAAACTGGCCCGTGCTCACGCCGGCAAGCTTGAAAACATCTTCGAGAACATGGGTCAGGAAGAGAAGAAGACGCTCAACATCGTCCTCAAATCCGACGTCCGTGGTTCGCTGGAAGCGTTGAACGGTGCCTTGAACGGCCTGGGTAACGACGAAGTGCAAGTGCGTGTTGTCGGTGGCGGTGTCGGTGGTATCACCGAGTCCGACGCCAACCTGGCACTGGCCTCCAACGCTGTACTGTTCGGCTTCAACGTGCGTGCCGATGCCGGCGCTCGCAAGATCGTCGAGCAGGAAGGTCTGGATATGCGTTACTACAACGTGATCTACGACATCATCGAAGACGTCAAGAAAGCCCTCACCGGTATGCTGGGCAGCGATGTTCGCGAGAACATCCTGGGTACCGCTGAAGTCCGTGACGTGTTCCGTTCGCCGAAGTTTGGCGCGATCGCTGGTTGCATGGTTATCGAAGGTGTTGTTCACCGTAACCGTCCAATCCGTGTACTGCGTGAAGACATCGTTATCTTCGAAGGCGAGCTGGAATCCCTGCGCCGCTTCAAGGATGACGCTTCCGAAGTACGTGCCGGCATGGAATGCGGTATCGGCGTGAAGAGCTACAACGACGTCAAAGTCGGTGACAAGATCGAAGTCTTCGAGAAGGTTCAGGTTGCTCGCAGCCTCTAACTCGCGCACTTCAAGGGCCACGCCAAGCCGCCGCATGCAAATGCGCGACATAGCGTCAGGACTCTAAACGCAACGCCCGGTCTGGCTTTTGTCAGGCCGGGCGTTTGCCGCTTTCAGACCCTTCGGGTTTCACCGTGGGGCAGTAACAGGTAACAAGACATGGCAAAAGAATACAGCCGTACCCAACGTATCGGCGATCAGATGCAGCGTGAGCTGGCACAGCTGATCCGTCGTGAAGTCAAAGACCCGCGCGTCGGCCTGGTCACCATTACCGCTGTTGAAGTCAGCCGTGACGTCGGTCACGCCAAGATTTTCATCACCGTGATGGGCCAGGACAACGCCGAAGACATCGCGCAAAGCATCAAGGTGCTCAACTCCGCCGCCGGTTTCCTGCGCATGCAGCTGGCCCGCGAAATGAAGTTGCGCAGCGTTCCGCAGCTGCACTTCCACTACGACGAAAGCGTCGTGCGTGGCGCGCACCTGTCGGCCCTGATCGAGCGTGCGGTGGCTGAAGACAATCAGCACCCGGTTGCGGCAGACGCCGAAGACACCAAGGAGTAATCGGTGGCTCAGGTCAAACGTATCCGTCGTAACGTCAGCGGCATCATCCTGCTCGACAAACCGCTGGGGTTCACCTCCAACGCGGCGTTGCAGAAGGTCCGCTGGTTGCTGAACGCCGAGAAGGCCGGGCACACCGGCAGTCTCGATCCGCTGGCCACCGGCGTGTTGCCGTTGTGCTTCGGTGAGGCCACCAAGTTCTCGCAATACCTGCTCGATTCCGACAAGGGTTACGAAACCCTGGCGCAACTGGGCAAAACCACCACCACGGCAGATGCCGAAGGTGAAGTTTTGCAGGAGCGTCCGGTGACCGTTGGTCGATCCGATGTCGAAGCGGTACTGCCGAAATTTCGTGGTCAAATCAGTCAGATACCGCCGATGTACTCGGCGCTCAAGCGTGATGGCCAGCCGCTGTACAAGCTGGCACGTGCAGGCGAAGTAGTGGAGCGCGAACCGCGTTCTGTTACTATTGCGCGCTTGGAATTGCTGGCCTTTGAAGGTGATACTGCGCGGCTTGCGGTGGATTGCAGCAAAGGCACCTATATCCGCACCCTGGTGGAGGATATTGGTGAGCAACTCGGTTGTGGCGCTTACGTTGCAGAACTGCGACGTACCCAGGCCGGGCCTTTCACACTGGCGCAGACAGTCACGCTTGAAGAGCTGGAAGCGGTACATGCCGAAGGCGGCAACGAAGCGGTCGACCGCTTCCTGATGCCATCGGACAGTGGCCTGCTGGATTGGCCTCTGTTGCAATTCTCGGAGCATAGCTCGTTCTACTGGCTCAACGGCCAACCGGTACGAGCCCCGGATGCACCGAAGTTCGGCATGGTACGGGTACAGGATCACAACGGTCGCTTCATCGGTATCGGTGAAGTGAGCGAAGACGGGCGCATCGCGCCGCGTCGACTGATTCGGTCAGAATG
This DNA window, taken from Pseudomonas fluorescens NCIMB 11764, encodes the following:
- the infB gene encoding translation initiation factor IF-2, whose product is MTQVTVKQLADEVKTPVERLLQQMREAGLPHTAAEEHVTDSEKQSLLTHLKSSHKAKVEEPRKITLQRKTTSTLRVAGSKSISVEVRKKKVFVQRSPEEIEAERKRELEERRAVENAARQKAEEEAKRRAEEEARRQPAAAQTASNDAVAAPVAVAEPVRESAPVVAAAPAPSADVRNKQNEQRRPDKPRADDNNRRGSGDGERKNAPHRASVKEKAPAPRVAPRTTDEESDGFRRGGRGKAKLKKRNAHGFQSPTGPVVREVKIGETITVGDLAQQMSVKAAEIIKFMFKLGTPATINQVLDQETAQLVAEELGHKVTLVSDTALEDSLAESLKFEGEAFSRAPVVTVMGHVDHGKTSLLDYIRRAKVAAGEAGGITQHIGAYHVETERGMVTFLDTPGHAAFTAMRARGAKATDIVILVVAADDGVMPQTVEAVQHAKAAGVPLVVAVNKIDKPGADLDRIRSELSVHGVTSEEWGGDTPFVSVSAKVGTGVDELLEAVLLQAEVLELKATPSAPGRGVVVESRLDKGRGPVATVLVQDGTLRQGDMVLVGSNYGRVRAMLDENGKPIKEAGPSIPVEILGLDGTPDAGDEMSVVADEKKAREVALFRQGKFREVKLARAHAGKLENIFENMGQEEKKTLNIVLKSDVRGSLEALNGALNGLGNDEVQVRVVGGGVGGITESDANLALASNAVLFGFNVRADAGARKIVEQEGLDMRYYNVIYDIIEDVKKALTGMLGSDVRENILGTAEVRDVFRSPKFGAIAGCMVIEGVVHRNRPIRVLREDIVIFEGELESLRRFKDDASEVRAGMECGIGVKSYNDVKVGDKIEVFEKVQVARSL
- the rbfA gene encoding 30S ribosome-binding factor RbfA, with protein sequence MAKEYSRTQRIGDQMQRELAQLIRREVKDPRVGLVTITAVEVSRDVGHAKIFITVMGQDNAEDIAQSIKVLNSAAGFLRMQLAREMKLRSVPQLHFHYDESVVRGAHLSALIERAVAEDNQHPVAADAEDTKE
- the truB gene encoding tRNA pseudouridine(55) synthase TruB: MAQVKRIRRNVSGIILLDKPLGFTSNAALQKVRWLLNAEKAGHTGSLDPLATGVLPLCFGEATKFSQYLLDSDKGYETLAQLGKTTTTADAEGEVLQERPVTVGRSDVEAVLPKFRGQISQIPPMYSALKRDGQPLYKLARAGEVVEREPRSVTIARLELLAFEGDTARLAVDCSKGTYIRTLVEDIGEQLGCGAYVAELRRTQAGPFTLAQTVTLEELEAVHAEGGNEAVDRFLMPSDSGLLDWPLLQFSEHSSFYWLNGQPVRAPDAPKFGMVRVQDHNGRFIGIGEVSEDGRIAPRRLIRSE